The following are encoded together in the Chloroflexota bacterium genome:
- a CDS encoding glycosyltransferase has protein sequence MSVALVHDWLNQQGGAEVVLDQLHAMYPDAPVYTSFYAPDLVDPGFRRLDVRTSWLQHLPGWRTRHQAFLPLYPLAFQSTRVRDAEVVVSNVSAFCKGIQSPPGSVHVCYCLTPTRFIWMPEAYLLREGYPAWLPRALAPLLWWMRRWDRAAAQKVTQFVAISQAVAERIRRFYGREALVVHPPVHTTRFAPSTEVDDYFLVVSRLIPYKRIDLAVRACTEASLPLLVVGDGRDLHSLRRMAGPTVKFAGRVSDDEVRRHMARCRAFVFPGEEDFGIAPVEAQAAGRPVVAYAAGGALETVRDGETGVLFPEPTVPSLRQALERVTDVTIDSARLVEHAAQFDASVFRSKLRRAIELTIERARAPEAAA, from the coding sequence ATGAGCGTCGCCCTCGTCCACGACTGGCTCAATCAGCAGGGCGGCGCCGAAGTGGTGCTGGACCAGCTGCACGCGATGTATCCGGACGCTCCCGTCTACACCTCGTTCTATGCCCCCGACCTCGTGGACCCCGGCTTTCGCCGCCTGGACGTTCGCACCAGCTGGCTGCAACACCTGCCCGGCTGGCGCACGCGGCATCAGGCCTTTCTCCCGCTCTACCCGCTCGCGTTTCAGTCGACGCGGGTACGAGACGCCGAAGTCGTGGTGAGCAATGTGAGCGCGTTTTGCAAGGGCATTCAGTCGCCGCCAGGGTCGGTGCACGTCTGCTACTGCCTCACCCCGACGCGATTCATCTGGATGCCGGAGGCGTATCTGCTGCGCGAGGGCTATCCCGCCTGGCTGCCCCGAGCGCTGGCGCCGCTGCTCTGGTGGATGCGGCGGTGGGACCGCGCGGCGGCGCAGAAGGTGACGCAGTTCGTCGCCATCTCGCAGGCCGTGGCCGAGCGCATCCGCCGTTTCTACGGGCGGGAGGCCCTGGTGGTGCACCCGCCGGTGCACACGACCCGGTTTGCGCCCTCGACGGAGGTGGACGACTACTTTCTCGTCGTGTCCCGCCTGATTCCCTACAAGCGCATCGACCTGGCCGTGCGCGCGTGCACCGAGGCCTCGCTGCCGCTTCTGGTCGTGGGCGACGGCCGCGACCTACACTCCCTGCGTCGGATGGCCGGTCCGACCGTCAAGTTCGCCGGCCGCGTGTCCGACGACGAAGTGCGACGGCACATGGCGCGCTGCCGCGCGTTCGTGTTCCCCGGTGAGGAGGATTTCGGCATCGCTCCGGTAGAGGCCCAGGCCGCCGGCCGCCCGGTGGTGGCATACGCCGCCGGCGGCGCGCTGGAGACCGTGCGCGACGGCGAGACGGGCGTGCTGTTTCCCGAGCCGACCGTGCCCAGCCTGCGGCAGGCCCTGGAGCGCGTCACCGACGTGACGATCGATTCCGCACGCCTCGTCGAACATGCCGCGCAGTTCGACGCCTCCGTGTTCCGGTCCAAACTGCGGCGGGCCATCGAGTTGACCATCGAGCGGGCGCGCGCGCCCGAGGCGGCGGCGTAA
- the rpmA gene encoding 50S ribosomal protein L27 — MAHKKGLGSSRNGRDSNPKMLGVKRSDGEFVRPGEIIVRQRGTKLLPGPNIGVGRDHTLFALIEGHVVFERMRGRTRVRVADAA, encoded by the coding sequence ATGGCACATAAGAAAGGCCTCGGCAGCAGCCGCAACGGGCGCGACAGCAACCCCAAGATGCTGGGCGTCAAGCGCTCGGACGGTGAGTTCGTGCGCCCCGGCGAGATCATCGTGCGGCAGCGCGGCACCAAGCTGCTGCCCGGACCCAACATCGGCGTCGGCCGCGACCACACCCTTTTCGCGCTCATCGAGGGCCACGTAGTCTTCGAGCGCATGCGCGGGCGCACCCGCGTGCGCGTGGCGGACGCGGCCTAA
- a CDS encoding aldo/keto reductase, producing the protein MQYREMGTPELLVSVVGFGGWPMGGRFYGADMDAEATATIHAAIDQGINLFDTAAGYGMGHSEALMGAALRGRRDEVIVVTKFGIYRDESVHAYRRDGRPSAVRRGCESSLRHLGIDHIDVFLHHWPDPDTPIADTMGAAKELIDEGKVRFVGVSNYTPAQMAEASAVLPIVANQVGYHMLDRRHAERIFPSCEEHGVGVMAYGSLAHGVLAGQFRLDTKLNDDDWRATGYAFGLPIFHADHLPQNLVVVEQIRALAKQAGLDLPQLALRWVIENPTVSTALVGFRNPDEVAAAAAAAEADVPAAVMQEADAATRTAYERMLADELPPADLGPLRRNA; encoded by the coding sequence GTGCAGTACCGCGAGATGGGAACGCCGGAGCTTCTGGTCAGCGTGGTCGGGTTTGGCGGCTGGCCCATGGGCGGGCGCTTCTACGGCGCGGACATGGACGCCGAGGCCACGGCCACGATTCACGCGGCGATTGACCAGGGCATCAACCTGTTCGACACCGCCGCCGGCTATGGCATGGGGCACTCCGAGGCGCTGATGGGCGCGGCGCTGCGCGGGCGGCGCGACGAGGTGATCGTGGTCACCAAGTTCGGCATATACCGGGATGAGTCGGTGCACGCCTACCGCCGCGACGGGCGCCCCTCGGCGGTCCGCCGGGGCTGCGAAAGCAGCCTGCGGCACCTAGGCATAGACCATATCGACGTGTTTCTGCACCACTGGCCCGACCCCGACACGCCCATCGCCGACACCATGGGCGCCGCCAAGGAGCTGATCGACGAGGGCAAGGTGCGGTTCGTCGGCGTCTCCAACTACACGCCCGCACAAATGGCCGAGGCGTCGGCCGTCCTGCCCATCGTCGCCAACCAGGTCGGCTATCACATGCTCGACCGGCGCCACGCCGAGCGGATATTCCCGTCGTGCGAGGAGCACGGCGTGGGGGTGATGGCCTACGGATCGCTGGCGCACGGCGTGCTGGCCGGGCAGTTCAGGCTCGACACCAAGCTCAACGACGACGACTGGCGCGCCACCGGCTACGCCTTCGGACTGCCGATCTTTCACGCCGATCACCTGCCGCAAAACCTGGTCGTGGTGGAGCAGATTCGAGCGCTCGCGAAGCAGGCGGGTCTGGACCTGCCGCAGCTCGCCCTGCGCTGGGTCATCGAGAATCCGACCGTCTCGACCGCGCTTGTGGGATTCCGCAACCCCGATGAGGTCGCCGCGGCGGCGGCCGCGGCGGAGGCAGACGTTCCCGCCGCCGTCATGCAGGAAGCCGACGCCGCCACGCGTACGGCCTACGAGCGCATGCTGGCGGATGAGTTGCCGCCGGCCGACCTCGGTCCGCTGCGCCGAAACGCCTAA
- the rplU gene encoding 50S ribosomal protein L21: MSFAVIRSGGQQFRVQPGDVIDVELRDESSGPVAFEDVLLIDDDDGRHVGTPTLDGATVRGTALGEVKGRKVRIFTYHAKKRHRRRMGHRQRYTRVRIDGIDREPSAATAE, encoded by the coding sequence ATGTCGTTCGCGGTGATCCGCTCGGGTGGCCAGCAGTTCCGCGTGCAGCCCGGCGACGTGATCGACGTGGAGCTGCGGGACGAGTCGTCCGGACCGGTGGCGTTCGAGGACGTGCTGCTGATCGATGACGACGACGGCCGGCACGTCGGCACGCCCACGCTGGATGGCGCGACCGTGCGCGGCACGGCGCTGGGCGAAGTCAAGGGGCGCAAGGTGCGGATCTTCACCTACCACGCCAAGAAACGACACCGGCGGCGCATGGGCCACCGGCAACGCTACACGCGGGTTCGCATCGACGGCATCGACCGAGAGCCGTCGGCGGCGACCGCCGAATAG